A portion of the Melanotaenia boesemani isolate fMelBoe1 chromosome 2, fMelBoe1.pri, whole genome shotgun sequence genome contains these proteins:
- the LOC121647780 gene encoding uncharacterized protein LOC121647780: MKRGVWHADTISSIASSDTDEQGDKATSELAEADTTKPHGLAELEWSLTEMSIDDEQHVDEGAINDLRNSVIDWAGDAPLERPIQTEEMDIGDEEDMPSLSIKFGGALNQVPSLDKLPVIGLDETVHDLIPELDPVPETCTYSDSACDLRLPQVKTAEHIVGAKASIIYEECLRHLASFVTLPVQKCAKLKETGEVCQQCPPYRVHIKERGTASVLEWICADGHLVWQWVSQPVMKFGMQAGDFMLSTNILLSGNNYNKVALLFKFMNMGMVGRGTFFSIQDTYCVDTVKSYWMQKRAEAIAKLQRKDVVVLADGRNDTPGHCAQYCSYTAMENDTREIISVVTVDKRQTDRRSTVMEKEAFIRTVDQLMAEVKLVEICTDAHSQISAVMDPEKGRYKGHGINHSLDMWHGAKNLAKKIAAAAKIKEQSALLLWLKDIVNHFWWCCKKAENFEEFLILWVGIIHHVCNEHEWATGQCQHGPIEEAQKEWIEKDSKVHEALVDIVLKKRWLKDIHKYLRFRSTADLESFHNHVLMYASKRFAFTPPVYEARVILAALDYNFHLGRPTRQRADGSNMYTRIFRKNAKRYSVYALKTPKTYGYIQALQTEVVKCRLEADKGMPRTRTLRPDDPRKLGRLPPVPPPSVEELVQTQVKRGLGPEFNTNPPSV, from the exons ATGAAGAGAGGTGTTTGGCACGCAGACACCATATCAAGCATTGCATCAAGTGATACAGACGA GCAAGGAGACAAGGCAACATCGGAACTTGCTGAAGCAGACACAACAAAGCCTCATGGATTGGCTGAACTTGAATGGAG CCTAACTGAGATGAGCATTGATGATGAACAACATGTTGATGAAGGAGCCATCAATGATCTGAGAAATAGCGT AATTGACTGGGCTGGTGACGCTCCCCTTGAAAGGCCTATACAAACGGAGGAAATGGACATCGGAGATGAAGAGGATATGCCCTCACTTTCTATCAA ATTCGGAGGCGCTTTGAATCAGGTTCCATCCCTCGACAAACTTCCAGTAATTGGTTTGGATGAGACGGTGCATGACTTGATCCCAGAACTGGATCCTGTTCCAGAGACGTGCACATACAGTGACTCGGCATGTGATCTCAGGCTCCCCCAAGTAAAGACGGCAGAACATATTGTAGGAGCTAAAGCGTCCATCATTTATGAGGAATGCTTGAGGCACCTGGCTTCTTTTGTAACTTTGCCAGTTCAAAAGTGTGCCAAATTGAAAGAGACGGGTGAAGTATGTCAGCAGTGCCCACCATACAGAGTCCACATCAAAGAGAGAGGCACAGCAAGTGTTTTAGAATGG aTCTGTGCTGATGGACATCTTGTGTGGCAATGGGTTTCACAGCCTGTAATGAAATTTGGGATGCAGGCTGGTGACTTCATGCTTTCAACAAACATCTTGTTGTCTGGAAACAATTACAACAAAGTAGCACTACTCTTCAAGTTCATGAACATGGGAATGGTTGGAAGAGGAACATTCTTTTCCATCCAAGACACATACTGTGTCGACACAGTTAAAAGTTACTGGATGCAGAAAAGGGCTGAAGCCATAGCtaaactgcagagaaaagatGTTGTGGTCCTTG CTGACGGGAGGAATGACACTCCAGGACATTGTGCACAATACTGCAGTTACACTGCAATGGAGAATGATACACGGGAGATCATCAGTGTTGTAACTGTAGATAAGAGACAGACCGACAGAAGATCAACTGTTATGGAAAAGGAGGCCTTCATTCGAACAGTTGATCAGCTTATGGCTGAGGTGAAGCTGGTGGAAATCTGTACAGATGCCCACTCACAGATTAGTGCTGTCATGG ATCCTGAAAAGGGGAGGTATAAGGGACATGGAATAAATCACAGTCTTGACATGTGGCATGGAGCTAAAAACCTGGCCAAAAAAATCGCTGCA GCTGCCAAGATAAAGGAACAGTCGGCTCTACTACTATGGCTAAAGGACATTGTAAATCACTTTTGGTGGTGTtgcaaaaaagcagaaaactttGAAGAGTTCTTG ataCTGTGGGTTGGAATAATCCACCACGTATGCAATGAGCATGAGTGGGCAACTGGCCAGTGTCAACATGGTCCAATTGAGGAAGCCCAAAAGGAGTGGATAGAGAAAGATTCAAAGGTTCATGAGGCGCTTGTGGATATTGTTCTGAAGAAGCGGTGGCTGAAGGATATCCATAAGTACTTGCGTTTTAG ATCTACAGCTGACTTGGAGAGTTTTCACAACCACGTCCTCATGTATGCAAGCAAGCGTTTTGCTTTCACTCCTCCAGTCTATGAAGCCCGTGTTATTCTGGCTGCCCTGGACTACAACTTCCATCTTGGTCGGCCAACAAGACAGAGAGCAGATGGCTCCAACAT GTACACAcggattttcagaaaaaatgcaaaacgTTATAGCGTTTATGCATTGAAGACACCAAAAACATATGGCTACATTCAAGCGCTGCAGACTGAGGTGGTGAAGTGTAGATTGGAAGCAGATAAAGGCATGCCAAGAACACGGACACTGAGGCCAGATGATCCACGCAAGCTCGGTCGACTTCCACCTGTACCTCCCCCATCCGTTGAAGAACTTGTACAAACACAAGTGAAAAGGGGCCTCG GTCCAGAATTCAACACCAATCCTCCTTCTGTATAA